The Faecalibacterium prausnitzii genome includes a window with the following:
- a CDS encoding ABC transporter permease encodes MLKLIKCEFLKLKRKKFIPLIILAAFLFPIPLTYLMTTPSMMERYTDRADAFDGLFNMVLGYGIQFLLPCIIGVIAAILFFMERDNDTFKNLRTIPVTSTQMVLAKIIVLFIFGIVFCVASTIATILCGIGTLEVYGIGYKLFLAVETGIFITAGTLPLIVLVVFFSKTYVFSILLCVFYSVLNMSATALFDTLPKTMLWLLPTPLTTFWSAGDMAAHGIKMDLEQMTGLIPSTFQVVFILGIMAFVSFLLIDRLYKQRGE; translated from the coding sequence TTGCTTAAACTAATCAAATGCGAATTTTTGAAATTGAAACGGAAGAAATTTATTCCGCTGATTATTTTGGCTGCGTTCCTGTTTCCAATCCCGCTGACTTATCTGATGACAACGCCCTCTATGATGGAGCGATATACGGATCGGGCAGATGCTTTCGATGGACTATTTAACATGGTGTTGGGATATGGTATCCAGTTTTTACTGCCCTGCATTATCGGAGTGATTGCCGCTATTCTGTTTTTTATGGAACGCGACAACGATACATTCAAAAATCTGCGTACAATTCCCGTAACCAGCACGCAAATGGTACTTGCAAAGATTATTGTCCTGTTTATCTTTGGAATTGTTTTTTGCGTAGCTTCTACCATTGCAACAATTCTTTGCGGAATTGGAACATTAGAAGTTTATGGAATTGGTTATAAGCTGTTTTTGGCGGTTGAAACGGGGATCTTCATTACGGCAGGAACACTCCCGTTGATTGTCCTTGTTGTCTTTTTCAGTAAGACCTATGTTTTTTCCATTTTGTTGTGTGTCTTTTACAGCGTTCTGAACATGAGTGCTACGGCATTGTTTGACACACTGCCTAAAACTATGTTATGGCTTCTGCCCACGCCACTGACTACATTTTGGAGTGCGGGAGATATGGCGGCTCATGGAATAAAAATGGACTTGGAGCAAATGACAGGGCTAATTCCCTCAACATTTCAAGTTGTATTCATTCTTGGGATTATGGCATTCGTTTCGTTCTTACTGATTGACAGATTATATAAGCAGAGGGGGGAATAA
- a CDS encoding ABC transporter permease — MVRIVKTEFYKLKRYHILWAGVALMLLSVLLTLFTSMANDGSVWDFAYLTEQVIKNNMSMIFPMCISLIAGYMISREQTDDTLKNILTVPISFKKLLTGKLIVCGVLSIIFGLICSLFTIIAEMIVGFPGFEISLALKATLQITAVNFFLYLAVLPIIALTCRRAGSFLVGVIIAFVYGYGGMFAAGNMTLANLYPITASLGMVGYRSYDTAVNWNIGTCSCSLALAVVISAILILCMKEREATQTKKKAKKVAPKKGW; from the coding sequence ATGGTTCGCATTGTAAAAACAGAATTTTATAAATTGAAAAGGTATCATATCCTTTGGGCGGGCGTTGCACTCATGCTCCTATCCGTCCTGCTGACCTTGTTTACCTCTATGGCGAATGATGGTTCCGTTTGGGATTTTGCCTATCTTACAGAACAGGTCATCAAAAACAATATGTCCATGATTTTTCCGATGTGTATCAGCCTAATTGCTGGATATATGATTTCTCGTGAGCAGACGGATGACACATTGAAAAATATTCTGACTGTGCCGATTTCTTTTAAGAAACTGTTGACCGGAAAATTGATTGTGTGCGGCGTATTGTCTATTATTTTCGGGCTGATATGCAGTCTGTTTACAATCATAGCAGAAATGATTGTGGGATTTCCCGGCTTTGAGATTTCCTTAGCTCTAAAAGCAACCTTGCAGATTACTGCGGTTAATTTCTTTTTATATCTTGCGGTTCTGCCGATTATCGCTCTTACTTGTCGGAGGGCAGGCAGCTTTTTAGTCGGTGTAATCATTGCTTTTGTCTATGGATATGGAGGGATGTTTGCCGCAGGAAATATGACATTAGCAAACCTTTATCCGATTACCGCAAGTCTTGGAATGGTAGGCTACCGTAGCTATGATACCGCAGTCAACTGGAATATCGGAACCTGTTCTTGCAGTCTTGCGCTTGCTGTCGTTATTTCTGCCATCTTGATTTTGTGCATGAAAGAACGAGAAGCAACCCAAACAAAGAAAAAGGCCAAAAAGGTAGCTCCAAAGAAAGGCTGGTGA
- a CDS encoding ABC transporter ATP-binding protein, with protein sequence MDTNYIIETKNLTKQYGSQKSVADLNIHVKFGRIYGLLGRNGAGKTTTMKMLLGLTKPTSGEVKIWGKSLQGNEKKLLPRIGSLIESPGFYPNLTGTENLRIFATLRGVPNNHAIKDALDLVGLPYKDKKLFSQYSLGMKQRLAIALAVMHDPELLILDEPINGLDPIGIAEVRSFIRELCDARGKTILISSHILSEISLLADDIGIIDHGALLEEESLAELEQKSSKHIRFTLSDTAQAARILERNFHENHFSIQDDHNLRLHNMELPVEKIVTAFVENGLEVSEAHTCEESLEDYFKRVTGGEGIA encoded by the coding sequence ATGGATACAAATTATATCATTGAAACAAAAAATCTGACGAAGCAATACGGCTCACAAAAGAGTGTGGCTGACTTAAATATCCATGTGAAGTTTGGGAGAATTTACGGTCTGCTGGGCAGAAACGGAGCCGGAAAAACCACTACCATGAAAATGCTGTTGGGCTTAACGAAGCCGACTTCCGGGGAGGTCAAAATCTGGGGAAAGTCTTTGCAAGGGAACGAAAAGAAACTGTTGCCCCGTATCGGAAGCCTGATTGAGTCCCCCGGTTTTTATCCCAATCTGACCGGCACAGAGAACCTGCGTATCTTTGCTACTCTGCGGGGCGTACCAAACAATCATGCTATCAAAGATGCTCTGGATCTGGTAGGACTGCCCTACAAAGATAAAAAGCTCTTTTCACAGTATTCTCTTGGTATGAAGCAGCGGCTTGCCATCGCCCTTGCCGTTATGCACGATCCGGAGCTTTTGATTTTGGATGAGCCGATCAACGGCCTCGATCCCATCGGTATTGCAGAAGTACGCTCCTTTATTCGGGAGCTTTGCGACGCAAGAGGAAAAACTATTTTGATTTCCAGTCACATTCTTTCGGAGATTTCTTTGCTGGCTGACGATATTGGAATTATCGACCACGGCGCGTTGCTGGAAGAAGAAAGCCTTGCTGAGCTGGAGCAAAAAAGCAGTAAGCATATCCGTTTTACGCTCTCTGATACTGCACAGGCAGCAAGAATTTTGGAACGCAATTTCCATGAAAACCATTTTTCCATACAGGACGACCACAATCTGCGTCTACACAATATGGAGCTACCCGTGGAGAAAATTGTAACTGCTTTTGTAGAAAACGGATTGGAGGTATCAGAAGCACATACCTGTGAAGAAAGTCTTGAAGATTACTTCAAGCGTGTGACAGGGGGCGAAGGAATTGCTTAA
- a CDS encoding sensor histidine kinase has translation MEIIVFLSIVIAVVAVLTSIVLVRRVKKQIAEMTDVLVDVKNGNGNRRILSATNELTAPLAYEINEIVVAYESRLSTVRQTEETNRQLMTSLSHDVRTPLTTLIGYLDAAHKGLVTGKDRDDYIETARRKAHDLKEYIDVLFDWFKLNSNEFALEIQSVEAAELTRNILIDWIPIFEDKQVEYDIDIPEHPVRVRLDMDSYMRIVNNLIQNVIAHSHADKIKIALSKKENNMELLLADNGVGIEKEDLKHIFERLYKCDKGRSEKGSGLGLSIVHQLVEKMGGSITVESLPGKGTEFMLLFPLES, from the coding sequence ATGGAAATTATCGTATTCTTGTCCATTGTGATTGCTGTTGTGGCTGTATTGACTTCCATCGTTCTCGTTCGGCGTGTAAAAAAACAAATAGCAGAAATGACCGATGTGCTGGTTGATGTGAAAAACGGAAATGGCAACCGGCGTATTCTATCTGCAACAAATGAACTGACAGCACCTCTTGCCTATGAAATCAATGAGATCGTTGTGGCCTATGAAAGCAGACTTTCAACTGTACGGCAGACAGAAGAAACCAACCGCCAGCTTATGACGAGCCTTTCCCATGATGTGCGAACGCCCCTTACTACTCTGATTGGGTATCTTGACGCTGCACACAAAGGACTGGTCACAGGAAAAGACCGGGATGATTATATTGAAACCGCCCGCCGGAAAGCCCATGATCTGAAAGAATATATTGATGTACTCTTTGACTGGTTCAAGTTAAATTCTAACGAGTTTGCTTTGGAGATCCAGAGTGTTGAGGCCGCAGAGCTGACAAGAAATATCCTCATTGACTGGATACCGATTTTTGAGGATAAACAGGTTGAGTATGACATTGATATTCCCGAACATCCTGTCCGGGTAAGATTGGATATGGACAGCTATATGAGGATTGTCAATAATCTCATTCAAAATGTAATCGCTCACAGCCATGCAGACAAAATCAAAATTGCCCTGTCAAAGAAGGAAAATAACATGGAGCTGCTGCTGGCGGATAATGGAGTGGGAATTGAGAAGGAAGATTTGAAACACATTTTTGAACGGCTCTATAAGTGTGACAAAGGACGGTCTGAAAAAGGAAGCGGTCTTGGTCTTTCTATTGTCCATCAGCTTGTAGAAAAGATGGGTGGGAGTATAACAGTTGAAAGTTTGCCGGGAAAAGGAACTGAATTTATGTTGCTTTTTCCTTTGGAGAGTTAA